One Anthonomus grandis grandis chromosome 12, icAntGran1.3, whole genome shotgun sequence DNA window includes the following coding sequences:
- the LOC126742799 gene encoding uncharacterized protein LOC126742799, which yields MMNTEADSEILYVTDKMKTKQQVEKNINTVDDERCDLQERDELEMPERLGSEIMDVEADSEILQTSDIENNTTESVSLATAEDCMKLDTFNTKKGEARKRKKYVVNV from the exons ATGATGAATACAGAAGCTGATTCAGAAATTCTTTATGTCACAGATAAAATGAAAACCAAACAACAggtagaaaaaaacataaatacag ttgaCGATGAGCGCTGTGATCTCCAGGAACGAGATGAGCTGGAGATGCCAGAAAGACTAGGATCAGAAATTATGGATGTTGAAGCTGACTCAGAAATTCTTCAGACTTCTGATATTGAAAACAACACAACAG aaagtGTGTCACTTGCTACTGCCGAAGATTGTATGAAATTGGATACTTTTAATACAAAGAAAGGAGAggcaagaaaaagaaaaaaatatgtagtgaaTGTTTAA